The sequence GTGCACGGTGGTAAGTACCCTTGTCTCACAACAAttatccttccttcctcttcagaaGTAAGATTGTTGAGACAGTATACCATTAGGTATCCTCTCCCGAGATATCCCATCCGACTTATCCGACCTCTCCGCCAACTCCATCTCCCCAATTACCCTGGTAGTATGCAACCTCTACCCCTTCgtcctccaaacccaaaaacCAGACTGTACCCTCGCCGGAGCCATCGAGGAAATCGACATTGGTGGTGTCACTTTACTCCGAGCAGCAGCCAAGAACCACGGTCGAgcctccatcatctcctctccttcagaCTATCAAACCATCCTCGACGAGATCAAGTCCAACGGAAAAGTCTCGGAGGAGACCCGAAGGGGATTAGCGCTGAAGGCGTTTGAAGATACCAAATCTTATGATGAGGCTATTAGCGATTATTTCAGGAAGGTGTATGCTACCCctggggtggaggaggatatgaAAGCTTCTGCTGGGGTAGGGTACCAGAGGTTGCAGTTGAGGTACGGGGCGAACCCGCATCAGAAACCTGCTCAGGCGTTTGttgagaagggtgagatgcCAATCAAGAGTGAGTGTTGTTTTCTGtctctcaatctcacatTTCGCGTTCGAACACAAAGATATCTGGGTATAACCTCCTTTAACGAAAATATATCCTCTAACGCCCTATATGTCTTAGCCCTCTCCGGTTCCCCAGGATACATCAACCTCCTCGACGCCCTCAACTCGTGGGCGCTCGTCAAAGAGCTCGCCGCAGCCCTCGACCTCCCAGCAGCAGCTTCCTTCAAACACGTTTCTCCAGCCGGTGCGGCCGTCGGTCTCCCCCTCGACGAGCGAGCCGCCAAAGTATTCGGAGTAGACGACCTGAAGGATCTTTCTCCCTTGGCTTGCGCCTACGCTAGAGCTAGAGGTGGGTCAGCTTCCTCCCAATTGATCCCCTCATCATTTACAGGAAGGAAGGACTGttagctgattgatcgttACTTATAGGCGCCGACAGAATGTCATCTTTCGGTGATTGGGTTGCCCTCTCCCACACTGTCGACGTACCTACCGCCAAGATCATCTCTAGGGAAGTATCAGACGGTGTGATTGCGCCAGGATATGAATCTGCCGCTTTGGAGATTCtgagcaagaagaagggcgGTAAATACTGTGTCTTGCAGGTGAGCGATCAAACCCCATACCCGTATTAAATTCCACATCCACATAGATCGTGGTCGTCGATGATCAATGACGGTCGAATGATTCAAGGGGGAACAGAGCTGATAGTAACCGTTGTATCATTTAGATGGACCCCAACTACGAACCCGCCGAGATTGAGACTCGACAAGTGTACGGTGTTTCCCTCCAACAACGACGAAACGACTGCAAGATCGATAAATCGTTGTTCCAGAACATCGTCACCAAGAACAAGG comes from Kwoniella bestiolae CBS 10118 chromosome 1, complete sequence and encodes:
- a CDS encoding phosphoribosylaminoimidazolecarboxamide formyltransferase/IMP cyclohydrolase; this encodes MSSEAPIALLSVYDKTGLLPFAKGLKELGFRLLGSGGTAKLIRENGMEIEDVSSITKAPEMLGGRVKTLHPAVHGGILSRDIPSDLSDLSANSISPITLVVCNLYPFVLQTQKPDCTLAGAIEEIDIGGVTLLRAAAKNHGRASIISSPSDYQTILDEIKSNGKVSEETRRGLALKAFEDTKSYDEAISDYFRKVYATPGVEEDMKASAGVGYQRLQLRYGANPHQKPAQAFVEKGEMPIKTLSGSPGYINLLDALNSWALVKELAAALDLPAAASFKHVSPAGAAVGLPLDERAAKVFGVDDLKDLSPLACAYARARGADRMSSFGDWVALSHTVDVPTAKIISREVSDGVIAPGYESAALEILSKKKGGKYCVLQMDPNYEPAEIETRQVYGVSLQQRRNDCKIDKSLFQNIVTKNKELPKSAVIDLIVATLALKYTQSNSVCYALNGTVIGLGAGQQSRIHCTRLAGDKADNWWLRHHPKVLDLPFKKGTKRADKANAIDLYVTGQAYDSEGGERQQWESLFDTTPEELTRQEKKDHLAQLNGVACSSDAFFPFPDNVHRAKRSGATYLCAPSGSIMDAECIKAADENELVFVHHNLRLVSVPLS